GCCATTCCCAAAGAAGTCGCCTCGAGTACATTTTGATGTAATCCGTAGGTCATGATCTGCCGATCTCTCGTCCTTTTCGGGTCATCCAGTCTCTTCCCGAGAGGCGCTCAAGTGTTTCGAAATTACTTTCCGTGGATCGAAAGCGATCCGTTTACTCGGGTACCATAGCAAGTCAATGGTGTAAAATCCAATGATTTCGTGTAACGGCTACCGGGAATGGCAAGATGTACTATCTTATAGGGATAAGCCTTTGGAGGCAACCCTCGTGCACGAATCCGCGAACAGCGACTCGTTGAAAATGTATCGAAAAGGACTGAGAAGGCGTTTTTTGAAAGATTCAGGATGGAAATGGATGGCTGTGCGAATCTGACATTTCTCCTTTTTGAAATGCTGTATCAGGAGAAATGCCAGATATAATTGGGATTTGCCACGAATCATTCCGTATTTGCTCTCGACCCCATACCTCGTCCGGGCAAGTCCGGGCTCTTTTGTACGTTGGGATTCGTTTCTGAGAATCTACCTTTCGTATCAGCCTGAGTTTCTCTCGAACGCTTTTCGCTATGCATCATCTGTGCGTCGGTACGAGACCGTTCTCTTCCAACTTCCGGTTTATCTACAGATTTTCCCTGGCCCATTTCTTCAGGACCTCGGTCTTTTTGAGCACGTTCTCGCATAGACTCATTGGTTCCTTGTGGTCGAAAAATGTCTCTGGCGTGCCATCTTCCTTGGTCCTTGCGTTCGAGAGCTTTGTCCTGTCTCTCGTCTGAAGTTTGCTGTCGGGATCTGAGATCCTTCTTATCGCGATCCATTTCGCTGCTGCTCTTTTCCTGCTCCTGTTCCCGCTGCCGGGTCATTTCTCGTGCGCTCCGATCCCCAGTCCTTTCGGGAGAGACAGACATTTTGTGCTCAACATAGAAGTTGTGCACTCTCGGACGCCATTGAGAGAGAGCAGCGTCATTGAGTGTTTCAATTACCGGTGCTTCTTTTAGGACCGTGACGTCGATATCCGTGACGAGCGTGTCGCCCGAAGAGCTTCTCACGATATTCCAGGGTACCGGATAATAGCGACCTCTTGCCCCAGAGAAATCTCCTGAAAGAACAATGTATTCTACGCATCCCCGGTCACTCAGCACTACGTTTTGTACTTTACCCAGTGTGACCCCTTGGGAGTTCTTCACCATCTTGCCGATCACTATCATATCCTGGCCCGAAGCTTGCGTGCTCAGAAATACCAGAAGCGGGAGCACTAATAATAGACCTATTCTTTTCATTGTCTACTCCATAATTTGATGAACGACAACAAAGGGGCTCATCAATTCGCTCGAAGAGATAAACAATTGCCCTTTTATCTTACATAACGTTGTATATTCCTGGAGAGGGAGTCAACACCGTATGCAGTCCAGTCCATGAGACTGACGCTATATGAAAATGCATTGATATAATTCACAAGTGAGCTCTGTATTCTTATCGGAAGAGCTGAAGCAGCACGGAGATTTGAGAAAAAAAGAAAATTCTCATCCTCCACCCCATCTATTGAACAAGTTATGAGGAATTCCGAACTGATCCAATGCCTTTCCAACAGTCTGGTCTATAATGTCGGCAATGGTGCGGGGTCCATGATAGAATGACGGCACGGGAGGAAGGATTATCCCACCCATTTCCGTAATTGCAGTCATAGCCCTGAGATGTCCCAAATGCAAAGGTGTTTCCCTTGGAATGAGAACGAGTTTCCGTCTCTCCTTGAGCACAACATCCGCAGCTCTCACAAGGAGATTATCGTTGAGAGAAAGCGCAATCATGGACAGACTCTTCATGGAACACGGAGCCACAATCATTCCCTCGGTTTTGAAGGAGCCGCTGGAAAGGGGAGCCGCAAGATTCTCCGGAGCATGGACCTGGTCTGCAAGCTGCTCTACTTCTTCAGGAGGCAGAGTTCCTTCCAGATTCATTGTGATACGAGCGCCATGGGTAAGAACGAGGTGTGTCTCAATGTCCTCAATTTCTTTGAGAACCTGCAGGAGCCTTACCCCGTAGATCACTCCGCTTGCGCCACTGATTCCTACTATGATCCTCTGCAAGATATTCCCTTTCATGCTTTTTCGTCGCTGTGTCTGAGTCACCGTTTAGAACAAAGAGCAGGTTCCTGATGCCCGCGTCGTGCGAGAAAAGTTGCTCGCACCTGACATCTTCAGGCGTTCCGAGTCACCCCAGAACAAATCGTGTTTTATTGCAGTACGTTGTTGTTTTATTGCAGCCCCGAACTCCCGGATCACTGCCCGGTGTGCCCTAGCCAAATCCTGGGAAGCCACAGATAGAGCTGCGGGAAATACGTTATAATTACGAGCGCCACAAGAAAGACTCCGAAGAATGGAGGTATAGCCCGGGCGATCTCTTCAAGCCTTTTCTTGAAAATGCTCTGCATGACGAACAGGTTAAGGCCGAAAGGTGGAGTAAACATGCCTATGGCCAGGTTGATCGTGAAGACAATGCCCAGATGCAGCAGGTCTATTCCCAGAGCATTGGCAATAGGCGCCACCACCGGAGCAAGAACCAGCACAGCCGAAGTGGGATCGAAAAAGCATCCTACTATGAGAAGTACCAGGTTCAGTATCACCAGGAACCAGAACTGGCCGAGATCACCCACAAGAGGGACCAGCATATCCGGAACACGGGCCACAGTCAGCGCTTGAGAAAAAACGGTACTGGATGCAATGAGGATAAAAATCTGAGCAGAGAGCCTTGTGGTGTCCTTGATACTGCTCACGATCTGTTTCCAGCCCAGTTCACGATACAGAACGGCGGGGAGAAGAAAAGCGTAGACAGCCGAAAACGCCCCTGCCTCCGTCGGAGTAAAGATTCCCGTGTAGATGCCTCCGAGGATTACAATCGGAAAGCTGAGAGCTGACAAACCCTGGATCGTCTTATGAACGGCCACTTTCAAATCAAAACGCTGAGAGACATCAGGTCGCGGGCTGACAAGGAAAATGTACACAGCCAGACACCCCCCCAGGATAGCTGCGGGCACCACTCCGGCCAGGAACAGTGCACCAATAGAGACATTCGTGGCTGTGGCGAAAAGGATCATGTTGATGCTGGGAGGCATGATGATCGCCAGAGCCCCTGCTGAAGTCAAAAGGCCCAAAGCGAATCTTTCACCGTTGGTCTTTGTGATCTCTGGAAACATTACCCGGCCGATGGTGGCCGTTGCTGCAGCGGATGACCCGGAAATTGCACCAAAGATTTCGTTGGCGATTATTCCTGCAATGGGAAAACCTCCGCGAACCCTTACCAGCCATGGAACGGTGCAGTCCACCAGGCGGCGGGAGATGGAGCTATTTTCCATAAGAGCTCCAGCCAGGAGAAAATAGGGAACGGCTAGAAGTGTGAATTTTGCCACGCCGTCGTATAGGCCGATAACGACCATATCAACAGGAATGTGATAAGCGATGACCAGAATATAGAGTCCACCGGCCAATAGCCCCAAATAAATGGGAAACCCCAGGACTAAACAGGTGAAGAGAATCACAACGCCCCAGATCATTATGAACCTCCTTTCTCACAATTGACTACCGGAGGTTCGTCCCCATACTTGACCGCGGGGTCCAAAATACGCGGAATCATGATGATGATGAACGTTACGGGAAGGGCCAGAAACGCTATCCAAATCGGAAACCCCAGGGCCTGAGTGCAGGTCTTGAAGTTGTAGTTGTTGGTTATGACTCCGCATCCGGAGATCAGGAGATAACCGAATATGAACAACGTCAGGGCAGTCCTGATTGTATTGACCAGAAATTGCAGTTTGGGGCCGAACAGTCTGGACACAACTGTCATTCTCAACTGACTATTTTCACTCTCCAGCATACCCTGTGAAAGATACACCATCCAGACCATACTCAGAACGGTCATCTCTTCCATCCAGGCTATGGGTCGAGCAAACAAGTAACGCATTACGACATTGAGAAATCCCATGACAGTTATGACTACCAACAAGAAACCGGAGACATTGTCCAACACTCTCATCAACGACCTAGTGAGTTTTAGAGCAGACGACATAGCAGCCTCTCTATTCTGTCTCAACATGGGTGAAGAGTTGTGATCATGCGCTTGCAGAGGGGAAGATCGGTTCTTTGAGGAGACTCCTCCCCTCTGCTGATATTGGGGGTTGTCGGTTACTTCTCCATAGCTTTCTTTAGTCTCTCATAGATCGGCTTTGCATCGGGATTTTCCATGAGAAAAGTCTCGTGCACGAGTGTGGAGGCATTCTTGAGTTTTTGCTGTAGCTCCGGCGATGCATCCATCACTTTCACCCCGGATGCCACCATTTTTCTCATTGACTCTTTTTCGGTATTACGTGCGTATTGAGTGGCCTCGGGAACTATTTCCTTGGCGCTGTTGGTAACTATATCTCGCAAGTCTGCGGGCAAGTTGTCCAACCATTTCTTATTCATCAGGAAGACGGTCACTTCAGCGCCTTTTGGTTCGGTGAAAATGTACCCGGCAACCTGGAAATACTTCAGCATAAAAAAGAACTGAGCCGCACTCTCCAAACCGTCGATCACTCCCTGCTGAAGAGCAGTGTAAAGCTCGGGAACATCCATGGGAATGCCCGCGCCGCCCCAGGCTTTGATCTCGTTTTGAAGAACTTTTGCTCCCATGACTCGCACTTTCTTCCCTTTGAAATCGTCCATGCTGTTAACCGGGAATTTCAGAAGAAGAATACGGTCACCGTAAGGATAAAATGCGGCTGCCACCAACCCTCTGTTCTGGAGATATTCCCTCAATTTGTCTCCCGCCCTGCTATTGAGCAGCGCTGTGGCGGTCCAGACGTCTTCGAAGAAGTACGGCAGGTCGATCAATGTCAGGATATCCGAGAATCCTCCCAGGAATGCTGTGGGTTCCAGGAGCCCATGGATCGTGCCCATCTGCAATCCCTGTAACATCTGGGCATTACTGCCCAGTTGACAGGAAGGGAAGAGCTGTACTTCGATCCTGCCTTGGCTCTTGTTTTCAACCACCTTTTTGAACAGGTCCATTTCGTGGGTTTGTGGATCGTTGGTGGTAGGGGTAGCGACCCTCATGATCACTTTGTCGGCTGAAAATGCGTTTCCGACAAAAAAGATCGTGAGAACCATGACCACCAGAACAGTCACCGACAGTGAATGCATCTTTTCTTTCATAGCAAGCTCGTTCTTTTTGTTTACAAACGTAATTATTGTTGGATCGACTGCTATGTCGCGCATTCGACAATAACACATTAGACCAAATACTGTGATAGATTAAGTTCAGCGGCTCCCGGCACTTCTATGGTTTCGGGAAAACCGACCAGAGGTTTTGTTGCATCGATCCCGATCTTGGTCACCAGGAATTCGTTTTCCACCGTGGGATCCAATGCATTTGTCTTGGCCTGGGGAATGATGACTACATTACCCATGGGTTTCCAGCGCGTGCTGATAGCCAGCAGGACGCTGTAATAGTCAAAGATGTCGATGTCTTCATCCACGACTACAGCCATTTTAATGAAAGCATCGGCTCCAAATGTTGCCGCCAGTACATTTTTTGCCTCACCTTCGTGACGTTTCTTGATCCGGACGAAGCAGGTGAATCGACAACAGCCTGATGGCGGCATATACACGTCTTGCACGGTCGGACAGGCCTGCCGAACGGCTCGATATATGGAAGCCAAACGGGGAGTACCTCCCAGGAACTGATGATCGACATGCCCTGAAAACACGTCGAGATAGATTGGCTTCTTACGCATGGTAATTGCGGTTATTCTGATGTATGGATTGACTCTGAGCTTACCGTAAACAGTAGTGTACTCACCGAAAGGAGCGTCCTCACAGGTGTCGCCGGGATAAATCATGCCTTCCAGGACGATCTCTGCATCAGCGGGTACTTCCATATTCACGGTCTTGCATTTCACCAGACGGAGCGGCTCCTGCATATAGCCGCCGGTGATTTTGTATTCATCGACTCCGTACGGAACAAAACTGAGCGCTCCCATGTAGACCAGGGGATGGTGCCCGATGGTAATAGCAATCGGCATAGGCTCGTTCTTATTCATGTACTTATCGAAATTCACCCGACCGTGTCCTGTTTCTGCCAGGTGGATGCCCAATTGAGCTTTTCCCTGAAGCATGTGCCGGTACATACCGACGTTCCTGATACCGGTATCCGGATCGACCGTAACCATCATGCCTGAAGTGATGTACGGTCCGGCGTCTTTTTCGTTGTGGTACCAGATGGGAAGCTTGAACAGGTCAACATCGTCACCGGTGTAGACAACCTCCTGTACGGGTGCATTGTCGACCATCACCGGTTCCAAGGGCTTTTCTTCACGTTCTCGCAGTATTTTGTTCAGGTTGTTTCCATCAGTTCCGAAAGCAAGAGCTATTCTTTCCCGATCGGCAAACATGTTGGCAACAACCGGGATATCGGTTCCTTCCACTTTATGGAAAAGAACAGCAGGTTGTTTCCTGTCTATCTCCAGCTTGCGCAATACTGCACATCCTTCAAATTTTCGGTCTACCTCCTTTCCAACCTCCAGAAGATGTTCCTTGTTGCCCTTAATTCGGTCAAGAAAAGATTTCAGATCATACATGCTCACCCACCTCATAGCTTTCTTTGAATTTCAACAGAGTTCGTGCATAACCATCAGCGACCGGATTCCTTCTTAAAAAGGGATCCCTCTTGTTTTGCGTTGTACGAACGGCAACGATTTGCCGATTACCGTTCAGTCAAACGGGGTAGAGAAAATCTTCTCCTGCGATCACGGTCCCTCCGACTTTCTAAATCCCCCCTACCCCCCCTTTACTAAGGGGGGAATTGCACGTTGCTTCTTACTCCCCCCTTTTATAAAGGGGGGCAGGGGGGATTTTACCCACGAATAACTGAATGGATACATTTGCCGATCGTTCCCTCTTGCGAATCACTCTTGCATCTTCTTGGCCTGCAACTTGTGGTATCCGAACTTTTCTCGCACCTCCCTGAGGCTCAACCCACTCTTGACCGCCTGCACGATGGAGTTTTCCGCCTCTTCGATAGCTTGAGCCGAGGACAAGACACCTTCGGCGATTTCCCATGGGACAACCACGACCCCGCTATCATCCCCGACCAGGATGTCGCCGGGTTTTACCTGAACATTCCCTACCGAAACAGGAACTTGCATGGCCTGGACCATTACTCGGTCTTTTCCGGTCACCATGAATCGACCGCGAGTGAATATCGGGTATTGTTCCTCTCGAATTCCCGGCACATCGCGGCAGACCCCATCAATAACCGTTCCTTCCACTCCTTTCATCTTCGCAGTTACAGTGAGAATATCTCCCCAAACAGTGCAGTCTGTCCGTCCGTTGTTGTCGAGGACAACAACGTCACCTGGGCCCAGGTCGTCGATGTAGTCGCCAACGGTTCCCTTTACGCTCCCGACGGGAACATACTTGACCGTAAAAGCCCTTCCGGCCATTCTAAGACCGGGAATTACCGGGGAAATTCCCAGACATCCTCCGATCATGCCGAACGTACCAAGGGCGTCCGATATGGCCGCGGTTGAGAGAGACTTGTATTCTTTCAGTATCTCCAGACCTGGCTTCTTACTTTCCATTGTCTTCCCCCTCGACTAAAGGGCTATTTTTTTTAACATTTGTTCATAGTTATATTTCCGGTCGACTTCCAGGATGTCGAGACCGGCCAGGATATCGTTTTTCATGCTTTCTTCCTTGGCCATAATCGTTTCTGCCGCTGAAATGACCTCGTACACTTTCTCCACCGGGATGACGACCACACCATTGATATCGCAAACGAGAATGTCTCCGGGGCGTACCTGGACGTCCCCAATTCTGATCATACAGTTGAAGTCTTCCTGCATGATTCGGCCTCGTGCGGTAATAGGAACGACGCCTCTGGCAAACACAGGGAAATCCATTTTCTGGCACTCGTCCACATCTCTGGCAGCTCCGTCGATAACGACGCCTGAAATCCCCTTCTGCTTGGCTGCGCAGGACAGAATTTCCCCCCAGCAGTTGTTTTGCACGTCACCATGGTTGTCTATTACGATCAGATCCCCTTCCTCGGCAGAGGCGATCGCTTCAACACCCAGGTGATGTTTCGATTTCGTCATACCTGCAGCGGTGATTTTGATTGTTACAGCTCTACCGCATACCCGGGGCATGCCGAAGAGCGGTCTGATTCCGATTACAGCTCCCCGGAGCCCCACCTGGTCCAATGCATCGGAAAGATTGGTTGTGGACAACTTTTCCAGTTTCGGTCGACAGTCGCGATCAAAAACATGTCTGTCCATGACGCTTATTCCTTATTCCTCTTTCAGCCCTATGCGCTGCAGAATGTCCGAGAGCCCGTATAGCTCCAGTGTGGTCTTTCCTTCTTTTAGGAGTTGTGAGACTTTCGCTTCTTTTTCTTCTCGCTGTCTGGCCTTTTCTATGACCCAGGGTACATCCTCTCTGGCTACTACCGTTACTCCATCAGCATCCCCGACTATCAGGTCACCCGGGTTGATCACGGCGCCGGCCATAAAAATCGGCATGTTTATGGTTCCGAGACACGATTTCGTAGTAGCTTTTATACACAGCGCCTGACAAAAGATGGGAAAGCCGAGACCGGCTATGTCTTCCGAATCCCTGACGGCTCCGTCCGTTACCAGTCCTGCCACTCCTCGATGTTGAGCAGCGGCGGTCATGATGTCTCCCCAGAAACCTGCTTCAACATAGGAAGATGTATCCACAACCAGAACGTCACCAGGTTGAGCCGTGTATATGGATTTATGGACAATAAGGTTATCACCGGGCCGTGCTTTGACTGTGACTGCGGGCCCGCAGATCCTCATTGAGCTCCGTATAGGTTTGATGAAGTGGTTAAGGGCCCCTTTCGCACCATAAGCTTCATAAATGGTGGCGGATGGAAAAGCTTTTATCGCTTCGACAAGATCGGGCGACACTCGGTTAATGTTTCGTATGACGTGTTTGTCCGTGTTCATTTCTGTCTCCCCGATCTACTGGGCGACTTCGATACCAAGTCGTTTAGCGGCATTGAGAGCTTCCTGTAGAGAAGGTTCTGCCTGGACGATAGCCACTCTGCCTCCGCCACGGTTCCGTGCATCGATCATGGCGCTTTTTTCGGAGGCTTCGATCCTTATCCGCTGAACCTGCGGTTCTTCAATCTTGTTGATTTTGATTTGAATATGTTTCAGTTCCGGTAAGTCCAGGACCCGCTTGTACATGTCGGCGTCGCCGGTTGGAGTTCCATAAATCGCGGCCATCAAGATGGCGGGTACGTTTATGGCTCGCCTGGAAAACAGGTCGGCAGTCAGGTCTATCTCGATGCTGCTAATGGTCCCTGCGGTCATTGCATGGCATATGCGAGCCATGTTGGCCGGCGAGCCCACGGCCATGCTGCTTCCCCCGACGACGACGTCGCCAAGGACTCCCGTGAGGGGCCTGGCCTCTTTCAGCATGTTCCTGACTTCTTCCCTCGCTCGTACCTGAATTGTCTCGGCACTCTCCTTTTCCCGGGCCCGTATTTCACCATCGACATAGGGCTCGATTTGCGGTTTCTTTGCGAAATACGGCTCCAGGTACTCCAGATTTATGGATGTGATAATAGGAGCAGCCTCCATATGAATCCTGGCGGCCATGGCCAGCATCACATCAATGTCCACATCTACAGGCAATGAAGTCTCGAGGACAAGGTTGGAAGCAAGATTACCGATGAGAATGGCTCCGCCTATGTGGGCAGCGCAAAGACCGTGGACCATCACCCTTGGGGTGCAGGGAACGGCGATAGTCGGCGACAGTGCGAGAACAACAGCCCGGGCAACCTGTCTCGCCGTTCCGCCTCTCATATCTGTCAATGCTGCTGCAGTTGCTGCCGCGCCCGCTCCAAACCCTTCCATGTTGCAGCCGGTAGTCTTCTTCCCGACTCTGAAGAAACTACCCAGTTTGAGCATAATCGCGGCGGCATGGGCCAATTTTTTTTCAGGGACGCCGGCTTGCCGAAACGCATGGAGCAAACCGGTGTAAGGACAGGAATCTCCGGTTCCTGCGCATGGCTGTAAGCCGATTTCATGGTTGCCGACTTCAGTTGCCAGCGTGTACGTCACCGCATTATTAATAAGCTCATCATCGATCAGAGCACGTTCCTTATTCGCAAGATCCGTCCCGACCGTGCCCAACAGAAAACTTCGGCCCGAAGTCAGTCCAACCTCAAGAGCTTCAAAATTGTGCTGAAATGTGGCCAGAGCCAGGTTAAGAATCTCTTCTTCAGACTTTTTCTCCCGGACTATGGCTTCGGCAACGACGGCTTCGCCGAATGGAGCGTTTTCTTCCTCCGAAACCTTGACCAACTCGCCGAAAGAAAGCAGTCTTCCGTTGAGGTCGTCACGAAGTCGTTTGATCATTCTTTCAAGAGGGCTCATCATTTTCTTACTTCACCTTACCAGTGGCTGCCTTTGATTCTGGTCAAAGGCAGCCGGTCACACGGTTGGTTGGTTCATGCCCCGTTGTGATTCAAACCTTGTTCCTGAATTTCATCCTTTCAATCCCAACCTGCCACCATTCCGTCCGAGCCTTTACGGATGAGGGACGGTTTATTCAGATCCGGTCTGTTTTCCGGGAAATCTTCGCGATAATGAATACCTCTGCTTTCTTCCCGCAACATCGCCGATTTCATGATAGCCTCTGTGGTTGTGAGGAAATTGTCTATTTTCAGATTCAGTTGCTTGAGGTTCGCTCGATAGTCGTCAATGAGCTGTTCCAGTTTCTTGAGCCTATCTGCGTGACGTACTACCATGAGGGCCTGATCGATGGCTTCACGAATGGGCGCCAAGTCTTGTGGTTCAACTTCTGACGAAGCCATTTCAGGAACGTGCTTCACGTCCATCTTCAATGGCCTGTTCAGGGCCAAAGTCGCTGCGGCCTGACCTCCGCGAAACCCGAAGACTTGGGAATCAGCGAGATTGTTGCCACCCGGTCTGTCAGCTCCATGCACGCCTCCGGATGCCTCACCCACAGCGAAAAGACCCGGAACACCAGTAAAGGCATGCTCGTCTATACGTATGCCTCCATTGAAGCTCTGCACAAGAGGAGCTATTTCCACTTTGTCGGTGCAAAGGTTTACGCCTTTATCCAGGAAAGCTTTGAACGTTATGGGCGCTTTGTTCTTGAGTTCCGCTTCCGGAACATGATTGACGTCAAAGAGTATCCCGCCGTGTTCGGTGCCCCTCCCGGACATGATCTCCTTACTCATGGCAATGTCCAGGTAACGTGCATTTGTCCTGACTGAAAAGGGAAAAGACATGGATTTAAGGGAAATGACCTCTTCTCTGGTAACGCCCTCAGGCAGATAGTCGGAGAGAAACTCCTTTCCCTGACCGTTCCTCAAGCGAGGAAGTAGATTCCACATATGGGAATGGATGATGAACGTCATGTGGGGGTACACCACGCCCGGGCCTATCTGGATAAACTCCAGGTTAGTAAGAGTGGCTCCCGCGCGGTAAGCCATGGCATATCCGTCACCTCTCAGGGACGGGTGGTTAATATTATGAGGAAAGAGAGCACCGGCTCCACCATTTCCCAGAATCACCGCCTTGGCCAGGATGACTATCTCCTCACCCTTTCGAATGCCTTTTACGCCCCAGACTTCTCCGTCCTGAACGATCAGATCCAGGACCCGGATGCCTTCCAGAGCGTTAACCCCAAGATTCAGTGCAGCTTTCTTGAGTGCAGCGACGATTGCTACGCCGGTCTGCCCGCCTTGAGAAAGGGAGCGGGCTTTTGTACATCCTGACAGTTTTCGCTGCCTGAGCTTTCCGTCAGTCTGGTCAAATTGAACTCCAAGATCGATCAACTCCGATAGGCGAGCAAGTGATTCGTGAGCTATCAGAGACGACAGCTCATGATTTGCCACGCCCAAACCGGTCTCTATAATGTCCTGGAGAAATATTTCCGCCGAATCTCCATCCCCGGCCGCATTGAATGGAGCGTTTATCCCTAATGTTTCCGAAGCG
The sequence above is a segment of the Desulfomonile tiedjei DSM 6799 genome. Coding sequences within it:
- a CDS encoding FAD-dependent oxidoreductase, which codes for MVSSIVQTDVLVVGGGGAASRAAYEAKKAAPDLDVTIAVDGTWGATGSTVWVASETLGINAPFNAAGDGDSAEIFLQDIIETGLGVANHELSSLIAHESLARLSELIDLGVQFDQTDGKLRQRKLSGCTKARSLSQGGQTGVAIVAALKKAALNLGVNALEGIRVLDLIVQDGEVWGVKGIRKGEEIVILAKAVILGNGGAGALFPHNINHPSLRGDGYAMAYRAGATLTNLEFIQIGPGVVYPHMTFIIHSHMWNLLPRLRNGQGKEFLSDYLPEGVTREEVISLKSMSFPFSVRTNARYLDIAMSKEIMSGRGTEHGGILFDVNHVPEAELKNKAPITFKAFLDKGVNLCTDKVEIAPLVQSFNGGIRIDEHAFTGVPGLFAVGEASGGVHGADRPGGNNLADSQVFGFRGGQAAATLALNRPLKMDVKHVPEMASSEVEPQDLAPIREAIDQALMVVRHADRLKKLEQLIDDYRANLKQLNLKIDNFLTTTEAIMKSAMLREESRGIHYREDFPENRPDLNKPSLIRKGSDGMVAGWD